The Xyrauchen texanus isolate HMW12.3.18 chromosome 42, RBS_HiC_50CHRs, whole genome shotgun sequence genome includes the window GCTGAAACATCTGACGTGCCCGAGACGTTTGCACAGAACCGTTTATATCATTCAAATCACATTAGAGAAGTATTCTGCACTGTAATGAGGTTTGACTCTGAAGTTGATTTTACCGCCATCTTTACTCTCACTGGTCCACGCCGTGCAGAGGTCAGCATTTGGAGGGGTCTTGGGTTCCGCTTTAGGCCCGTCCTCTGCTTTCATTGTGGCGTCCAGAGGGACTTCTGGTTCGTCGGGGAACGGAGCGAGCCGATTGGTGGAGAGTCCGTGTCTCAGCGTGTGCGTTAACTTCAGTCTGCGGAAGCGATTGGACATTCGGTTCCACCACGActgttgatggaagaaaagacaCGATGAATCAGGATAACAACAGGCTAGACTTACAGGTCAGAGGTCAAGTGAACGAAAGTGACCTTCAGACCGCCTCTGTCATCAGGAGGAGGTGGCACATTTACAGACGGGCATCTCTTCACAGCTGACTTCCCTCTCTGTGGTTTATTCTTCTCTTTATCCACCAGCATACACACAGATGCTAACAGACGCACCAGCTCAGTGTCTGGCACATAAACACAGAGAGATTATTAAACTGCTCAGATGAGATGATCGAAAAAATCTCAGTCAGCATGACCTGCTCACCGGGGTCATTTAGGAGCATGACGAGGTCAAAGGCCGTGTATCCGTTCTTGGCCTTCAGATTCACATCTGCTCCCTGATTCAAGAGGAACTTCACCACGTCTTTATTCCTGAACAGAACACACCATCAACACACATGACACTGGACATTTCAGACATTCAGTCTCTGGCAAGAATTCATGCCAACGGTCTCATATTACCCAGGACGTCCAGTGTGTTAGCCGAAATGACAACGTCCCGCTCAGGATGCCTAGTGTCCTGTATTATAGAGCGCTCGAGGGGGATCCTATTGTGTATCCGAATCCTTGTATAAACGTTCACGTAATGCACTCGATCATATAATGCACCGTTACACATTCACTCAAGTATTTACACTGTTACAACATACACAAGATGACATCACAGAAAATTACCATTTTTGAGAAAAGCCGCAGAAAATTATTTTAGACCTCAATAATCAAGAAAAAGCGCTGTGAAATCCTGGTGGGaccatataacacacacacacacacacacactcgcacacactcgtacacactcgtacacactcgtacacacacacacacacacacacacacacacacacacacacacacacacacacacactcgtacacacacacacatacacacacacacacacacacacacacacacacacactcgcacacactacacacacacacacacacacacacacacacacacacacacacacacacactcgcacacacacacacacacacacacacacacacacacactcgtacacacacacacacacacacacacacactcgtgcacacactcgtgcacacacacacacacacacacacacacacacacacacacactcgcacacactcgtgcacacactcgtacacacactcgtacacacacacacacacacacacacacacacacacacacacacacacacacacactcgtgcacacactcgtacacacactcgtacacacactcgtacacacactcgtacacacactcgtacacacacacacactcgtacacacacacacacacactcgtacacacacacacacacacactcgcacactcgcacacacactcgctcgctcactcactcacacgcacgcatgtacacacacttgcactcacactcgcactcacactcactcacactcactcgctcaagcgcacacacacacgcgcgcgcacacacacacacgcgcgcgcacacacacacgcgcgcgcacacacacacacgcacgcacgcacgcacgcacgcactagcacacacacacacacacactcgctcgctcgctcactcactcactcacacactcgcgcgcacacactcactcgctcactcactcacacgcacgcatgtacacacacttgcactcacactcgcactcacactcactcacactcactcgctcaagcgcacacacacacgcacgcgcacacacacacacgcgcgcgcacacacacacacacgcacgcacgcacgcacgcactagcacacacacacacacacactcgctcgctcgctcactcactcacacacacacacgcgcgcgcacacacacacacacgcacgcacgcactagcacacacacacacacacacacactcgcacactcgcacacacactcgctcgctcactcactcacacgcacgcatgtacacacacttgcactcacactcgcactcacactcactcacactcactcgctcaagcgcacacacacgcgcgcgcacacacacacacgcgcgcgcacacacacacacacgcacgcacgcacgcacgcactagcacacacacacacacacactcgctcgctcgctcactcactcactcacacactcgcgcgcacacactcactcgctcactcactcacacgcacgcacgcatgtacacacacttgcactcacactcgcactcacactcgcgagcacacactcactcgctcactcactcactcacacgcacgcatgtacacacacttgcactcacactcgcactcacactcgcgagcactcactcactcgctcaagcgcacacacactcgcacacacgcgCATgtgcacacgcgcgcgcacacacaatgcagacacgcgcgcacacacgcgcagacacacgcgcacacacacgcagacacgcgcgcgcacacatacacactagcacacgcgcacacacccgTGATAGGTGGCCTGCATCAGTGCGGTCCAGCCGTGAAcagagtcctgtttgttcatgtCTGCGTGTTTCTCCACCAGCAGCTGCACTACCTCCAGCTGCCCGCTGACCGCCGCCATCATCAGAGGAGACGCGCCGTCTGCGTTAGACACATTCACCTGCGACGAGTCCTCCTCCACCATCTCCTTCACCAGCTGAGCGTtacctacaacacacacacacacacacacacacacacacaccattacacACTGGAACTGTCTTCATTCATTCATGCAGTGGAATCACATGACCTGTAAACTCACCTAACTTCAACGCGTGGAAAATATCCGGCCGCTTCTTCTCATCATCTGTTGAGTGTTACAGACAGGGTGaagaaaacatgaacaaacaattgatGATATAATAAAACTCAAACATCTGTCCTGCACCCTGACCTGACCCAAACTGCAGCGACCCGCCAGACTCCAACTGAACTCATAAAAGAGAACTGACGTCTGCACTCAATGACAAGAGTTCTGCTGCAAGAAATCTCTTCTCATAGGAACATTTATTATaggacacttttattcaaagcaacggGGGATCAAACCCATGACGTAGTGTTGCGAGCGCAGTGCTGAGAGTGACACGATGGACCGCAGAGGAAGCTGCTGAATCTCACAATCCCATAAATACGTTCCTTACCTGTGAGAAACACCTGCGCATTTGATCAGAGGAATCTGGTTTCTGTGGACGGTTTGGTTCTGCGGGTGTGCTGGTTACCTGGCTGTGGCCTGACGGTAGTGATGGAGTCCAGATAGTTCTTCACATCTTTGTGTTGCAGTTGAAGTGCCACCTCAAACGCCGTCTTCCCCAGAACGTTGAGATGATCGGGATCTGCTCCTCGCTCCACCAGCTGCTGCGTCACGTTCACTCTCCCGCCGGCGGCCGCCAGCATCAGCGCGCTCCAGCCCGTCGTCTTCTGACAGAAGTTCACATCGGCGCCCCATTCCAGCAGCAGTCTCGCCGCGGCCTCGTGTCCGTGCTGCGCGGCGGCCAGCAGAGACGTGATCTCCAGAAACTTCTTCCCGTTGTCTCCATGGACGGTGTTATTGTTGGTGCTGGCGTTCCCCTCGGCCGTGGCGAGGTGATCAAAGTCGTCCACGAAGGCGCCGTTCTCCAGGAGGAGTTTGATCATGTGACTGTGACCACCACGAGCGGCCATGGTGAGGACGCTGGCGCCCATACGGTTCCTGCCGTTGATCTCGGCGCCGTTCTCCAGTAGGATATGAGCCATGTTCAGATGACCGAACCTGCGGAAAACACGAGGAATCCGGTTTAACACCTTCCAATCCACGGTTCTGGATTCACAGTGACACCTGAAGTTATTGTGTATGCATTCTTTCTGGCTTACGACATCACAGACATCACAGTATGAAGTATCAGAAATGAAAGTGTATGAATGATTAATCACTGCTGTGACATCACGTCACGTCTGAAACAATGGCTTGAATGTTCAGTATTGTGTCGTCACGTGAAACCTGACGTCACGTATACTGAATATAAAGTTATTAATGAACTCTTATTGAAGGTCTCTAAACATGTTACTCAAGTTCTGAATGTACAAACTTGAGTAAATATAGAGTAAATATCTGTTACCTGCTCGCCTGCATGAGTGGAGTCCAGCCGTAATGGTTCCGTCGGTCCACTGAAGCGCCTTTCCTCAGTAAGAACCGAACCAGCTGCTCGTGTCCACCGGCCGCCGCGAACATGAGCGCCGTGTTTCCCTCCTCATCGGTCCCGTCCACATGAGCGAACCCGCCCGGATCCTCCAGAGCCCGCCGGGCGCTCTCCAGATCCCCCTCATCACACACCCGGAACCACAGCAGCGGATTCACCGGGCCCAGACTCATCCCGAACCCTTCAAAAACTCAAACATTCAGAACCACGAACACAAAACCTGAGCAGCGGATTCACTGGACACAAACTCATCGTGAACCGATTATAAACTCGTCCAGAGCACACGGGACCACCGACCGGACCGTCCAGAGTCACAGCAGCGGGTTTATGAACTCAAACTCACCGCGAACTCTTGCGAACTTCTGCTTTaagacgacacacacacacacacaatgagcgCGGATACAATGTAACACACTCATTGAATCTGATACAGTAAATGATACACTGTTGACGATCACTGATACATACAGCGTGTTTGAGATCAAAGTTCTTCAGCCGCTCAGAGTGTTGATTTGTGTGAGGAGAGCACTGCGCATGCGCACTACCACGTCAAGAAGAAATATTTGacacagtcagagagagagagagagacatagagagagagagagacatagagagagatgTCTGAAGAACAAGTTTGATTGACTGctgttaataaaatatattttttcatgctCTTATTTTTTTCTAACCTACATAAAATTATGAACATTTAATATTTCAAGCTGTTCTCTGTGGCCCACACAGGGCTGTTTATATTTACAGTTACAgaagtttgtgtttttgtgtcacttgaatttaattgtgattttgtgatattgaattgaaattgaaattaactttatgcacacacacacacacacacacacacacacacacacacacacacacacactctcacagtcacacatacacacacgacaTGAGTGTGATGTTCAGCAATGACCAGCAGGTGTCAGTCGtgtgacagtaactgatcaaacacactcacacaagcacacaaacacacacacacacacacacacacacactcacacactctctctatctctctctcacacacacactcacacaaacactctctctttctctctcacacacacacactcacacactctctctctttctctcacacactcacacactctctctcgctctcgttctctctctctctcacacacacacacacacacacacacacacccacacactctctatctctctctctcacacgcacacactctctctctctctctctctctctcacacacacacacacacacacccacacactctctatctctctctctcacacacacacacacacacccacacactctctatctctctctctcacacgcacacactctctctctctctctctctctct containing:
- the LOC127635173 gene encoding ankyrin repeat and SAM domain-containing protein 6-like, producing MSLGPVNPLLWFRVCDEGDLESARRALEDPGGFAHVDGTDEEGNTALMFAAAGGHEQLVRFLLRKGASVDRRNHYGWTPLMQASRFGHLNMAHILLENGAEINGRNRMGASVLTMAARGGHSHMIKLLLENGAFVDDFDHLATAEGNASTNNNTVHGDNGKKFLEITSLLAAAQHGHEAAARLLLEWGADVNFCQKTTGWSALMLAAAGGRVNVTQQLVERGADPDHLNVLGKTAFEVALQLQHKDVKNYLDSITTVRPQPDDEKKRPDIFHALKLGNAQLVKEMVEEDSSQVNVSNADGASPLMMAAVSGQLEVVQLLVEKHADMNKQDSVHGWTALMQATYHGNKDVVKFLLNQGADVNLKAKNGYTAFDLVMLLNDPDTELVRLLASVCMLVDKEKNKPQRGKSAVKRCPSVNVPPPPDDRGGLKSWWNRMSNRFRRLKLTHTLRHGLSTNRLAPFPDEPEVPLDATMKAEDGPKAEPKTPPNADLCTAWTSESKDGGLSGTGSGKDDFLITTMLRNGAPLARLPNEKLKAVIPPFLPPSNFEPWNSERSGVMKEGRSRHMPQRPNRSSCANSDITSISRVVSRSIKFLSITKGPSPSNSGSYNSAHSSGGSNGVGGVNRHTSDSHNRSGGSAADSILSQIAAQRKRAAGLLDSKTPAAEMPSTVPTPMPTVPDASLPESHSDAHNRQKADVKKRPQSGNSSTSKSTSPTLTPSPSPTPKPLAADSLSSASTQHRSKSSGGSSSGTITDEDELSGILRKLSLEKYQPIFEEQEVDMEAFLTLTDGDLKELGIKTDGPRQQILAAISELNAGKGRERQILQETIHNFQSSFGSSASNPRPAGYPHSPSGWSRHQVQTANRR